In the Candidatus Methylomirabilota bacterium genome, GACTTTGGAGATCACCGCGACGCGGAGGTTCGGATGCGTCTCGGCGACGTTGATGACGGCGCGCAGGCCAGCTCCCCCGCCGCCCACCACGAGCACGTCGCAAGCGAACAGATCCATGGGTCAGAAGGACACTACGCTGCCGGCCCCACCGCCGTCAAGGCATGAAGGCCCTCAGGCCTCGGAGGCTCGCCGCGATCAGGTCGCGGTTCATTCGCGCGATGAAGGAGAGGTCGATCTCCTTGGGGCACACGGCCTCGCACTCGCCGATGTTCGTGCAGCTCCCGAACATCTCCCGGTCCATCGCGGCCACCATGTTGCGCGCGCGCTCGTGGCGCTCGGGCTGCCCCTGCGGCAGGAGCCCGAGGTGCGACACCTTCGCCGCCGTGAACAGCATGGCGGCGGCGTTCGGGCACGCGGCGACGCAGGCGCCACAGCCGATGCAGGCGGCCGCGTCGAAGGCGAGGTCCGCATTCTCTTTGCGGACCAGGATCGCGTTGGCGTCGGGCGCCGAGCCCGTCGGCGCGCTGATGAAGCCGCCGGCCTGGATGATCCGGTCGAAGGCGTTCCGATCGACGATCAAATCCTTGATGACCGGGAACGCCCTGGCGCGCCACGGCTCGACGGTCAGGCGGTCGCCGTCCCGGAAGCTCCGCATGTGGAGCTGGCAGACGGTGGTGGAGCGCTTGGGTCCGTGCGCGACGCCATTGATCATGAAGCCGCAGGCGCCGCAGACGCCCTCGCGGCAGTCGTGCTCGAACGCGATCGGCGCGTCGCCGCGATCGATCAGCTCCTCGTTGACGACGTCGAGCATCTCGAGAAAGGACATGTCCGGAGTGATGTTCTTCGCCGCGTAGGTGACGAAGCGGCCACGGTCGTTCGCGTTCTTCTGCCGCCACACCCTGAGGGTCAGGTTCATTGAATCCGTAGGTGGCGTGCCCGAGGCGCGCGGGGCTTCATTTGTAGCTTCGCTGGGTCAGGTGGACGTACTCGAAGTGCAACGGCTCCTTATGGAGATTCGGCCGGGCGAGCGTGCCGGTGTGCTCCCAGGCCGCCACGTAGGCGAAGTGCTCGTCGTCGCGCAGGGCCTCCCCGTCCGGGGTCTGGCTCTCCTCGCGGAAGTGGCCGCCGCACGATTCCGCGCGCTGGAGCGCGTCGATGCACATGAGCTCGCCCAGCT is a window encoding:
- a CDS encoding succinate dehydrogenase/fumarate reductase iron-sulfur subunit; this translates as MNLTLRVWRQKNANDRGRFVTYAAKNITPDMSFLEMLDVVNEELIDRGDAPIAFEHDCREGVCGACGFMINGVAHGPKRSTTVCQLHMRSFRDGDRLTVEPWRARAFPVIKDLIVDRNAFDRIIQAGGFISAPTGSAPDANAILVRKENADLAFDAAACIGCGACVAACPNAAAMLFTAAKVSHLGLLPQGQPERHERARNMVAAMDREMFGSCTNIGECEAVCPKEIDLSFIARMNRDLIAASLRGLRAFMP